A region from the Halomarina litorea genome encodes:
- a CDS encoding DUF192 domain-containing protein yields the protein MRVVHESGRVLATNVDTADSLLSQGLGLMFRRSIPDDYALVFRFGSQKRRSLHMLCVPFDIDAVWLCDGVVQRVTTMRAWTGHGAGVGDTVVELPAGALDGVEAGDRVTVEG from the coding sequence ATGCGCGTCGTCCACGAGTCGGGGCGGGTGCTCGCCACGAACGTCGACACCGCCGACAGCCTCCTCTCGCAGGGTCTCGGCCTCATGTTCCGTCGGTCCATCCCCGACGACTACGCGCTGGTCTTCCGCTTCGGGAGCCAGAAGCGCCGGTCGCTGCACATGCTCTGTGTCCCCTTCGACATCGACGCCGTCTGGCTCTGTGACGGCGTCGTCCAGCGGGTGACGACCATGCGGGCGTGGACGGGCCACGGCGCCGGCGTGGGCGACACCGTCGTCGAACTCCCGGCGGGCGCACTCGACGGCGTCGAGGCGGGCGACCGGGTGACCGTCGAGGGGTGA
- a CDS encoding 2-isopropylmalate synthase translates to MQFLDTTLRDGEQAPGVSLSPEEKADVARLLDRAGVAYVEAGSACTGPGERETISRVTDLDLDATVTSFCRGVRNDVDLALDCGVDGVNLVVPASDRHVETKVGTTREDVVADTVELVEYARDHGLWVEVLGEDGSRADVDFLERLMGAALDAGADRVCYCDTVGHATPDHTYEVVSRLADLGPTSTHTHDDLGLAVTNALVSVAAGADLVHATVNGIGERAGNVALEEVAIALQHGYGVETVDSTQLYALARRVAEATGVPLAPNKAVVGENAFAHESGIHTDGTLKDDRMYEPYPPETVGRDRRLVLGKHAGRAGVEAALAEHGLHLTDEALGTVVERVKELGDRGKRVTDTDLLAIAEDVRGQGRERRLRLLDLTATSGNATPTASVRLALDGGVRVASGTGSGPVDAAMQAVRAALGDVAAVTLDSYHVDAVTGGTDAVVSVEVELSRGDSAVSATASDADITRASVVAIVDAVDRLLVTGRPAASAD, encoded by the coding sequence GTGCAGTTCCTCGACACGACGCTCCGCGACGGCGAGCAAGCGCCGGGTGTCTCGCTCTCGCCCGAGGAGAAGGCGGACGTCGCCCGACTGCTCGACCGGGCGGGCGTCGCCTACGTCGAGGCAGGGAGCGCCTGTACGGGTCCCGGCGAGCGCGAGACCATCTCGCGGGTCACCGACCTGGACCTCGACGCGACGGTGACGAGTTTCTGTCGCGGCGTCCGGAACGACGTGGACCTCGCCCTCGACTGCGGCGTCGACGGCGTCAACCTCGTCGTCCCGGCGAGCGACCGCCACGTCGAGACGAAGGTGGGCACCACCCGCGAAGACGTCGTCGCGGACACGGTCGAACTCGTCGAGTACGCCCGCGACCACGGCCTCTGGGTGGAGGTGCTCGGCGAGGACGGCTCGCGGGCCGACGTGGACTTCCTCGAACGCCTGATGGGCGCGGCACTCGACGCCGGCGCCGACCGGGTGTGCTACTGCGACACCGTCGGGCACGCGACGCCCGACCACACCTACGAGGTGGTTTCGCGACTCGCGGACCTCGGCCCGACGAGCACCCACACGCACGACGACCTCGGCCTCGCCGTCACGAACGCCCTCGTCAGCGTCGCGGCGGGTGCGGACCTCGTCCACGCCACCGTCAACGGCATCGGCGAGCGTGCGGGCAACGTCGCTCTGGAGGAGGTCGCCATCGCCCTCCAGCACGGCTACGGCGTCGAGACGGTCGACTCGACCCAACTGTACGCGCTCGCCCGACGCGTCGCCGAGGCGACGGGCGTCCCCCTCGCGCCGAACAAGGCCGTCGTGGGCGAGAACGCCTTCGCCCACGAGTCGGGCATCCACACCGACGGCACGCTGAAGGACGACCGGATGTACGAACCCTACCCGCCCGAGACGGTGGGCCGGGACCGCAGGCTCGTCCTCGGGAAGCACGCGGGCCGGGCGGGCGTCGAGGCGGCCCTCGCCGAACACGGCCTGCACCTCACCGACGAGGCACTCGGGACGGTCGTCGAGCGCGTGAAGGAACTGGGCGACCGGGGGAAACGCGTCACCGACACCGACCTGCTCGCAATCGCCGAGGACGTGCGCGGACAGGGCCGCGAGCGCCGCCTCCGACTGCTCGACCTGACGGCGACGAGCGGGAACGCCACGCCCACCGCGAGCGTCCGACTGGCACTCGACGGCGGGGTGCGCGTCGCCTCCGGCACCGGGAGCGGCCCGGTCGACGCCGCGATGCAGGCGGTGCGGGCCGCGCTGGGCGACGTGGCCGCCGTCACGCTCGATTCGTACCACGTCGACGCCGTCACGGGCGGGACGGACGCCGTCGTCTCCGTCGAGGTGGAACTCTCGCGCGGCGACAGCGCGGTGAGCGCGACGGCCAGCGACGCCGACATCACGCGGGCGAGCGTCGTCGC
- a CDS encoding DUF7097 family protein: protein MEKTPEGTSVGVDDPYDYVERCDHVTDDGRCRYAIERADPDSRFARSLRDRDYACPVVSRSGPDWEWADCPHFRCRNRSRECVRCGLEEVRMGHSGERPLLEEHHLSYRVSEGERLTHEITVYLCRWCHAKVHDSWARVDDDAAPDPEAIAAREERRSREGEELGFESAADRYGE, encoded by the coding sequence ATGGAGAAGACGCCGGAGGGGACGTCCGTCGGCGTGGACGACCCCTACGACTACGTCGAGCGGTGTGACCACGTCACCGACGACGGACGGTGCCGGTACGCGATTGAGCGCGCCGACCCCGACTCGCGGTTCGCCCGCTCCCTCCGGGACCGCGACTACGCCTGCCCGGTTGTGTCCCGGTCTGGACCAGACTGGGAGTGGGCGGACTGCCCCCACTTCCGGTGTCGCAACCGCTCGCGGGAGTGCGTCCGCTGTGGGCTGGAGGAGGTCAGAATGGGCCACTCGGGGGAGCGACCCCTCCTCGAAGAGCACCACCTCTCCTATCGGGTGAGCGAGGGCGAGAGACTGACCCACGAGATAACCGTCTACCTCTGTCGGTGGTGTCACGCGAAGGTCCACGACTCGTGGGCGCGCGTCGACGACGACGCCGCACCCGACCCCGAGGCCATCGCCGCCCGGGAGGAACGGCGCTCGCGCGAGGGCGAGGAACTGGGCTTCGAGTCGGCGGCCGACCGCTACGGCGAGTAG